The following are encoded together in the Bacteroidota bacterium genome:
- a CDS encoding chloride channel protein, with protein MNTVFNKFLFWRLKNIGNHTFLIIASIIVGIISALAAVVLKVFVRYLQHFADIIAGYQSIKFVYIVLPASGILITFLIIKYMFRGRFDKGLGSIIYDISWNSGIVKKSKTFSHILTSGITVGLGGSAGLEAPIAVTGSAIGSNLARMFNLGYNERVILLACGAASGISAVFNSPIAGVVFALEVLLINFSTPVFIPLLIASASSAILSNLIYKGQLFYLVTTRWYFEAIPFYLLLGIVCGLLSVYMSRITLLVEGRLGKNNSILKPIFGGLLLGAIIFVFPPLYGEGYMSIEHLFKGEHATLLQNGLFEGYSGNASIVLIIVMAIILIKPFATALTIGSGGNGGIFAPSLFTGALTGFGLAFFVNSTGLMQLSTVNFIAVGMAGILSGVVRAPLTAIFLIAEVTGGYVLFVPLMLVSAISYFISRYLEPHSVYTKKLAMEGRLMTDDKDKNALNLLNLSDLIENDFIILNVDDKLSSLVAAFQKSNRNIFPVVDEQKNFQGIVYLEKVKENLFRPEHFETTPIRDIMDTNVPVIAINSKMAEVMEKFEDTNAWNMVVLDGTVYYGIISKSALISNYRRIIKRSGQLF; from the coding sequence TTGAATACTGTATTTAATAAATTTCTTTTCTGGCGGCTGAAAAACATCGGCAACCATACCTTTCTTATCATTGCGAGCATTATTGTTGGGATTATCTCAGCACTTGCCGCAGTGGTACTCAAAGTTTTTGTGCGCTACCTTCAGCATTTTGCAGACATCATTGCAGGTTATCAGTCCATAAAATTTGTGTACATAGTGCTCCCTGCGAGTGGCATTCTTATTACATTTCTGATAATAAAATACATGTTCCGCGGTCGGTTTGACAAAGGGCTTGGGAGCATCATTTATGATATCTCATGGAACTCGGGTATTGTGAAAAAGAGTAAAACGTTTTCCCATATTCTTACAAGCGGAATCACCGTGGGGCTTGGTGGTTCGGCAGGACTGGAGGCGCCTATAGCTGTAACCGGGTCCGCTATTGGTTCCAATCTGGCGCGTATGTTTAACCTCGGATATAATGAACGGGTGATACTGCTGGCTTGTGGCGCTGCTTCAGGGATATCGGCAGTATTCAACAGTCCGATAGCCGGAGTAGTCTTTGCGCTTGAAGTGCTGTTAATTAATTTTTCAACCCCTGTTTTTATTCCGCTGCTGATTGCTTCTGCATCGTCGGCCATTTTATCAAACCTGATTTATAAAGGGCAGCTGTTCTATCTTGTAACTACCCGCTGGTATTTTGAAGCAATACCGTTTTATCTGTTACTTGGCATTGTCTGCGGTCTTTTATCTGTTTACATGAGCCGCATAACACTGCTGGTTGAAGGTCGTCTCGGGAAAAATAACAGCATACTGAAACCGATATTTGGCGGCCTGTTGCTTGGCGCAATAATTTTTGTATTTCCGCCCCTTTACGGGGAAGGGTATATGAGTATTGAGCATCTCTTCAAAGGTGAACATGCGACGCTGTTACAAAACGGACTGTTTGAAGGTTATTCAGGAAATGCAAGCATTGTTCTGATTATTGTAATGGCCATTATTCTTATTAAACCATTTGCTACGGCGCTTACAATCGGTAGCGGAGGTAACGGCGGAATCTTTGCACCATCTCTGTTTACCGGTGCACTCACAGGTTTTGGTCTGGCATTTTTTGTAAACAGTACAGGCTTGATGCAGCTCAGTACGGTCAATTTTATTGCGGTCGGAATGGCGGGCATACTCAGCGGTGTTGTCCGCGCGCCGCTTACAGCCATCTTTCTTATAGCTGAGGTTACCGGGGGTTATGTCCTATTTGTGCCGCTGATGCTGGTTTCGGCAATATCGTATTTTATTTCCCGTTATCTGGAGCCACATTCTGTGTATACTAAAAAATTAGCAATGGAAGGTCGATTGATGACCGACGATAAAGACAAAAACGCACTTAACCTGCTGAATTTGTCTGACCTTATTGAAAACGATTTTATCATTCTTAATGTGGATGATAAGCTTTCTTCATTGGTTGCGGCCTTTCAAAAGAGCAACAGGAATATCTTTCCTGTTGTGGACGAACAAAAGAATTTTCAAGGAATTGTATATCTCGAAAAGGTAAAAGAAAACCTGTTCAGACCTGAGCATTTTGAAACAACACCGATTCGTGATATTATGGATACCAATGTTCCGGTTATTGCTATAAATTCAAAAATGGCCGAAGTGATGGAGAAATTTGAAGATACCAATGCCTGGAACATGGTTGTGCTGGACGGAACTGTTTATTATGGGATTATTTCAAAATCGGCGCTTATAAGCAATTACAGGCGTATCATCAAGCGTTCCGGTCAGCTCTTTTAA
- the atpH gene encoding ATP synthase F1 subunit delta translates to MKSGRIPNRYAKAIFDLAAETNLTARVNEDMQLVGSVCKSNRDFRQMLESPVIRSDKKLAVVRALFGTLFHEMTLAYLEIIIRKRREMFFEGIAEEFNKLYEASIGVKKAFLKTAVEAGSELKKQVIEMLEKQLNCKIDLVTAVDKKLLGGFVLQVDDQQWDASAQHKINQLIREFNVNVYERKL, encoded by the coding sequence ATGAAATCGGGAAGAATTCCAAATAGGTATGCGAAAGCTATTTTCGACCTTGCAGCTGAAACAAACCTCACTGCACGCGTCAATGAGGATATGCAACTGGTAGGTTCTGTATGTAAATCCAACAGGGATTTCAGGCAGATGCTTGAAAGCCCTGTAATACGGTCGGATAAAAAACTTGCCGTGGTGCGGGCGCTGTTCGGCACACTGTTTCATGAAATGACCTTGGCATACCTCGAAATTATTATTCGCAAACGCCGCGAAATGTTCTTCGAAGGCATTGCGGAAGAATTCAATAAATTATACGAAGCATCGATTGGAGTTAAAAAAGCATTTCTGAAAACGGCCGTTGAAGCCGGCTCTGAACTAAAAAAGCAAGTAATTGAGATGCTCGAAAAACAACTCAACTGCAAAATAGATTTAGTAACTGCAGTTGATAAAAAACTCCTGGGTGGGTTTGTTTTGCAGGTTGACGACCAGCAATGGGATGCCAGCGCACAGCATAAAATCAACCAGCTTATCAGAGAGTTTAATGTGAATGTTTACGAACGGAAATTGTAA
- a CDS encoding SDR family NAD(P)-dependent oxidoreductase: MRNIDNKINQQRKAIIIGATSGIGKCLVPLLINSGYKVGITGRRSEKLMEMQSEFGDHVVILCSDISELSIVVRDIEQLVETLDGLDLLVISAGTGDLNSALEFEPEKRTIDTNIAGFTLLADWAFNYFKNKKTGHLAAITSIAGLRGSRFAPAYNASKAYEVNYLEGLRQKAKHEKLNISITDIRPGFVKTAMAKGDGQFWVASPEKAAKQILRGIKRKCTVVYVTKRWRLIAILFKMMPRWLMDRI; the protein is encoded by the coding sequence ATGAGAAATATTGATAATAAGATAAATCAGCAAAGAAAAGCCATTATTATCGGTGCAACATCAGGAATCGGAAAATGCCTGGTACCATTGCTAATAAACAGCGGTTACAAAGTGGGCATCACCGGCAGGCGGTCTGAGAAGCTGATGGAAATGCAATCTGAATTCGGCGATCATGTTGTCATTTTATGTTCTGATATTTCCGAGCTGTCAATCGTTGTTCGGGATATAGAACAACTTGTTGAAACACTTGATGGACTTGACTTACTGGTGATAAGTGCCGGAACGGGCGATCTTAATTCAGCCCTTGAATTTGAACCAGAAAAGCGCACAATCGACACGAATATTGCAGGTTTTACTCTTTTGGCAGATTGGGCATTCAATTATTTCAAGAACAAAAAGACGGGGCATCTGGCGGCAATCACATCCATTGCCGGACTTCGCGGCAGCCGCTTTGCTCCTGCTTATAATGCATCCAAAGCATACGAGGTAAATTATCTGGAAGGCTTGAGGCAAAAGGCAAAACATGAAAAACTGAATATTTCGATTACAGATATCCGTCCGGGTTTTGTGAAAACAGCCATGGCAAAAGGCGACGGACAGTTTTGGGTGGCTTCGCCCGAAAAAGCCGCAAAGCAAATATTGCGCGGAATAAAAAGAAAATGCACGGTGGTGTATGTTACAAAGCGGTGGCGGTTGATTGCGATTTTATTCAAAATGATGCCCCGCTGGTTGATGGACAGAATCTGA
- the atpA gene encoding F0F1 ATP synthase subunit alpha produces MAEIKPAEVSAILRQQLAGYKSDNELDEVGTVLQVGDGIARIYGLSNAESGEIVEFEKANVTGVVLNLEMDNVGVVMLEDSNSILEGDVVKRTRRIASIKVGEGMLGRVINPLGQPIDGKGPLKGELYEMPIERKAPGVIFRQPVNQPLQTGIKAIDAMIPIGRGQRELIIGDRQTGKTAIAIDAILNQRENYEKGEPVYCIYVAIGQKGSSVANIVKTLEDKGALPYTVIVSATASDPAALQFFAPFAGASIGEFFRDTGRSALCIYDDLSKQAVAYREVSLLLRRPPGREAYPGDVFYLHSRLLERAARVISSDAIAAKMNDLPGSIKHMVKGGGSLTALPIIETQAGDVSAYIPTNVISITDGQIFLETGLFNSGIRPAINVGISVSRVGGNAQIKSMKKVAGTLKLDQALFRELEAFAKFGSDLDAATKAVIEKGTRNVEILKQLQYSPMSVEKQVAIIYCGTKGLLQKVPVKSIIDFQEEFLHHLEEYHRGTLDDLRKGIINDEIMKLLEKTALDIASKYEK; encoded by the coding sequence ATGGCAGAGATTAAACCAGCAGAAGTATCGGCAATTTTGCGCCAACAATTGGCAGGCTATAAAAGCGATAACGAACTGGACGAAGTAGGCACTGTGTTGCAGGTGGGCGACGGTATTGCACGTATTTACGGACTGAGCAATGCTGAGTCGGGTGAAATCGTGGAATTTGAAAAAGCCAACGTAACAGGCGTTGTTCTCAATCTTGAAATGGACAATGTAGGCGTGGTAATGCTTGAAGATTCGAACAGCATTCTTGAAGGTGATGTGGTAAAACGCACTCGTCGTATTGCTTCTATAAAAGTTGGCGAAGGCATGCTTGGCAGGGTTATCAATCCGCTGGGACAGCCTATCGACGGCAAAGGTCCGCTCAAAGGCGAACTTTATGAAATGCCGATTGAACGCAAAGCTCCGGGCGTTATTTTCCGCCAACCGGTTAACCAGCCGCTACAAACGGGTATCAAAGCCATTGACGCTATGATTCCGATAGGCCGCGGTCAGCGCGAACTGATTATTGGTGACAGGCAGACCGGGAAAACCGCTATTGCTATTGACGCCATTCTGAACCAGCGCGAAAACTACGAAAAAGGCGAACCTGTATACTGCATCTATGTTGCCATAGGTCAAAAAGGTTCTTCTGTTGCCAATATCGTGAAAACACTTGAAGATAAAGGTGCATTGCCCTATACCGTTATAGTATCGGCTACTGCTTCCGACCCTGCCGCTTTGCAATTTTTTGCTCCGTTTGCAGGCGCATCTATCGGTGAGTTTTTCAGAGATACCGGACGTTCTGCACTGTGTATTTACGACGACCTTTCCAAACAGGCTGTTGCATATCGCGAAGTGTCACTGTTACTCCGCCGTCCTCCCGGACGCGAAGCTTATCCCGGTGACGTTTTCTACCTGCATAGCCGCCTGCTTGAGCGTGCCGCACGTGTTATCTCATCAGATGCCATTGCAGCAAAAATGAATGACCTGCCGGGATCTATAAAGCATATGGTTAAAGGTGGTGGTTCACTTACAGCCCTTCCAATCATTGAAACACAGGCGGGCGACGTGTCGGCATACATCCCGACGAATGTTATTTCTATTACCGACGGACAGATTTTCCTCGAAACCGGATTGTTCAACTCCGGTATCCGGCCTGCCATCAACGTGGGTATTTCAGTATCGCGTGTGGGTGGAAATGCCCAGATAAAATCAATGAAAAAGGTTGCAGGCACACTGAAACTGGATCAGGCCCTGTTCCGCGAACTGGAAGCATTTGCAAAATTCGGTTCCGACCTCGACGCCGCTACAAAAGCGGTTATTGAAAAAGGAACACGTAACGTGGAAATACTGAAACAGCTTCAGTATTCTCCTATGTCGGTCGAAAAACAGGTTGCAATTATTTACTGCGGTACCAAAGGTTTACTGCAGAAAGTGCCTGTAAAAAGCATTATTGATTTTCAGGAAGAATTCCTGCATCACCTCGAAGAATATCATCGCGGTACGCTCGATGACCTCAGAAAAGGCATCATTAATGATGAAATCATGAAATTGCTTGAAAAGACAGCATTGGATATTGCATCGAAATACGAAAAATAA
- a CDS encoding tetratricopeptide repeat protein: MRALIVAFMLSFAYVGMAQTDTNKIVISDKGHSMEMKIGDSVYTFSYDALYADYLKKGVAKAETGDYTGAISDFNTAWLYKNNDAQLYFNLGLAYYMTGDYNQAVKDFTNCIGLDSLYEAAYGQRGVSLCRLERTDESFKDFFTAVRLAPEKGLNYYNLGIAYLQAGLNENACFNLYKAKELGYPNASDVIEQYCK; this comes from the coding sequence ATGAGAGCATTGATTGTTGCATTTATGCTGAGCTTCGCTTACGTCGGAATGGCACAGACCGACACTAATAAAATAGTGATAAGCGACAAAGGTCACTCAATGGAAATGAAAATTGGTGACAGCGTTTACACATTTTCATACGACGCGCTGTACGCGGATTATCTTAAAAAAGGCGTTGCAAAAGCCGAAACGGGCGATTATACAGGCGCGATAAGCGATTTTAACACCGCATGGCTGTATAAAAATAATGATGCTCAACTCTATTTTAATCTCGGACTGGCATATTACATGACCGGTGATTATAACCAGGCTGTAAAAGATTTTACCAATTGTATCGGACTTGATTCATTGTATGAAGCTGCCTACGGACAGCGAGGTGTTAGTTTGTGCCGGCTTGAACGCACCGACGAATCATTCAAGGATTTTTTTACCGCCGTTCGGCTGGCGCCTGAAAAAGGACTTAATTATTATAATCTGGGAATAGCCTATTTGCAGGCCGGCCTAAATGAAAACGCTTGCTTCAACCTCTACAAAGCCAAAGAACTGGGCTATCCGAATGCCTCCGATGTTATTGAGCAGTATTGTAAATAA
- a CDS encoding AtpZ/AtpI family protein: protein MKKNPKQPLNSYARYSSMAVQMIVVILAGVFGGRWIDKSVAWPVPVFTLLLSLLSVAFAIYLVMRDLNRKK from the coding sequence ATGAAGAAAAACCCAAAGCAACCACTTAATTCTTACGCCCGGTATTCGAGTATGGCCGTGCAGATGATTGTCGTGATTCTGGCCGGCGTTTTTGGCGGACGATGGATTGATAAATCTGTTGCCTGGCCGGTTCCCGTCTTTACACTGTTATTGTCGCTCCTTTCTGTTGCCTTTGCCATTTATTTGGTAATGAGAGATTTGAATCGAAAGAAATAA
- the pdxA gene encoding 4-hydroxythreonine-4-phosphate dehydrogenase PdxA encodes MIKPIDKDKKPVVGITHGDFNGISYEVIIKTFMDPKMLEICTPVVYGSSKIASYHRKVLNINDFTFNLVKKADVATPKRANIVNVTDAEIKIEIGESSEIAGKLAVQALDMAVEDLKHQNIDVLVTAPINKKNIQSEAFAFQGHTEYLANKFNVSEYLMMMVSETVRIGFVTGHAPISELPKIITQELIVRKLIAMNNSLIRDFACRKPRIAVLSLNPHAGDEGVIGEEEKTIIVPALKKAQNENILCFGPYPADGFFGTMKHKQFDGVLAMYHDQGMIAFKLLSFEDGVNYTAGLPIVRTSPAHGTAYEIAGKNEASPESFRHAVYFACDIFINRQNYDELKANALRTKTVLPADDDKSPVE; translated from the coding sequence ATGATTAAGCCAATAGATAAAGATAAAAAGCCTGTTGTAGGGATTACGCACGGCGATTTTAATGGCATCAGCTATGAAGTAATCATCAAAACCTTCATGGATCCTAAAATGCTGGAAATCTGCACACCGGTAGTTTATGGTTCAAGTAAAATAGCATCGTATCACCGGAAGGTACTTAATATAAATGATTTCACGTTCAATCTGGTTAAAAAGGCCGATGTTGCTACGCCCAAGCGTGCAAATATTGTAAATGTTACCGATGCGGAAATAAAAATTGAAATTGGCGAATCGTCGGAAATCGCGGGCAAACTCGCGGTGCAGGCTCTCGATATGGCTGTTGAAGACCTGAAACACCAAAACATTGATGTATTGGTTACGGCGCCCATCAATAAAAAAAATATTCAGTCGGAAGCATTCGCATTTCAGGGACATACAGAGTATCTTGCGAACAAATTCAACGTGAGCGAATACCTGATGATGATGGTGTCGGAGACTGTTCGTATCGGCTTCGTTACCGGTCATGCTCCGATTAGCGAGCTTCCAAAAATAATCACTCAGGAGCTTATTGTCCGGAAACTTATTGCGATGAATAACTCGCTGATACGTGATTTCGCATGCCGTAAACCACGTATTGCCGTTCTGAGTCTGAACCCGCATGCCGGCGACGAAGGCGTGATTGGCGAAGAAGAAAAAACGATTATTGTACCGGCACTTAAAAAAGCGCAAAACGAAAATATTCTGTGTTTTGGACCATACCCTGCCGATGGATTTTTCGGCACCATGAAACATAAACAATTTGACGGTGTATTGGCTATGTACCACGATCAGGGAATGATTGCATTCAAACTGCTCTCATTCGAAGATGGTGTGAATTACACCGCCGGGCTCCCGATTGTAAGAACATCTCCTGCTCATGGCACTGCCTATGAAATTGCCGGAAAAAATGAAGCATCACCCGAATCGTTCAGACATGCTGTTTATTTTGCCTGCGATATTTTTATTAACAGACAGAATTACGATGAACTAAAGGCAAATGCATTACGAACCAAAACTGTGCTCCCTGCCGATGACGATAAGTCTCCGGTAGAGTAA
- the atpE gene encoding ATP synthase F0 subunit C — MSLLSVLLQAANDLAPIAKMGAGIGAGIAAIGAGIGIGRIGGSAMESIARQPEAVGDIRSNMIVMAAFIEGVALFAVVVCVLAIVM, encoded by the coding sequence ATGTCATTATTATCAGTTTTATTGCAAGCGGCTAACGACCTTGCCCCCATAGCAAAAATGGGTGCCGGTATCGGTGCCGGTATTGCAGCGATTGGTGCAGGTATCGGCATCGGCCGTATCGGTGGTAGCGCAATGGAATCCATTGCACGTCAGCCGGAAGCCGTTGGTGATATTCGCTCAAACATGATCGTTATGGCTGCCTTTATCGAAGGGGTTGCTTTGTTTGCGGTTGTTGTTTGTGTGCTTGCCATCGTTATGTAA
- the atpB gene encoding F0F1 ATP synthase subunit A, translating into MYKSVEMASKYYRSVFYFILWMTLSVFTGNPALYASESKTPDGEGGEKFNAGKTIIEHIIDAHEWHIAKVGETNITVPLPVILIDEGKIVCFMSGRFHHGETSYNGYKLENEGKNAGKIVKVKADGITVDEEASLPLDFSITKNVLTIFISVFLLCVIFISIARKYKKREGHAPKGLQSLVEPVILFIRDDIARPAIGEKKYEKYMPYLLTLFFFIFFTNLLGLIPFFPGGANVTGNVAVTMVLALFTFIITTISSKRDYWLHIINTPGVPFWLKIPIPLMPLVELIGVFTKPFVLMIRLFANITAGHIIILGFMCLIFIFGQISPGLGYGISIVSIIFGIFMSLIELLVAFIQAYVFTLLSAIYFGMAMAGHEESHEHGH; encoded by the coding sequence ATGTATAAGAGCGTGGAGATGGCCTCAAAATATTATCGTTCAGTTTTTTATTTCATCTTATGGATGACATTGTCTGTTTTTACAGGCAATCCGGCCTTGTATGCCTCGGAAAGTAAGACTCCTGATGGCGAAGGTGGCGAAAAGTTCAATGCCGGCAAAACCATCATTGAACATATTATTGATGCACATGAATGGCATATTGCCAAAGTGGGCGAAACAAATATCACGGTTCCCCTGCCTGTTATTCTGATAGACGAAGGAAAGATTGTTTGTTTTATGTCCGGCAGGTTTCACCATGGCGAAACATCATACAACGGCTATAAACTGGAAAACGAAGGTAAAAACGCCGGAAAAATTGTTAAAGTAAAAGCCGACGGCATTACTGTTGATGAAGAAGCTTCACTGCCGCTCGATTTTTCAATCACAAAAAATGTGCTAACGATTTTTATCAGCGTTTTTCTGCTTTGTGTGATTTTTATTTCAATTGCACGCAAGTATAAAAAACGTGAAGGGCACGCGCCTAAAGGTCTGCAGTCACTTGTTGAGCCTGTCATCCTCTTTATCCGCGACGATATTGCCCGTCCCGCCATCGGCGAGAAAAAGTACGAAAAATACATGCCTTACCTGCTTACCCTTTTCTTCTTCATTTTCTTCACCAATCTGCTGGGGCTTATTCCGTTTTTTCCGGGTGGCGCCAATGTTACAGGAAATGTTGCCGTAACCATGGTACTGGCATTGTTTACGTTCATCATCACCACCATCAGCAGCAAGCGCGATTACTGGCTGCACATCATCAATACTCCCGGAGTGCCCTTCTGGCTCAAGATACCTATTCCACTGATGCCACTTGTTGAGCTCATCGGCGTTTTCACCAAGCCCTTTGTACTTATGATTCGTTTGTTTGCGAACATTACCGCAGGTCACATCATCATACTCGGCTTTATGTGTCTTATATTTATTTTCGGACAGATAAGCCCCGGATTGGGTTATGGAATTTCAATCGTATCAATAATTTTTGGAATTTTCATGTCACTCATTGAATTACTGGTGGCATTTATACAAGCCTATGTATTCACACTGCTTTCGGCCATCTACTTTGGAATGGCAATGGCAGGGCATGAAGAAAGCCATGAACACGGACATTAA
- the atpF gene encoding F0F1 ATP synthase subunit B, whose product MELVTPHLGLIFWMTLTFLLLLIILRKFAWKPVMTSLKEREDRIENALHEAEKAREEMKQLKFSNEQLLKDAKEERDALLREARKIREAIVEEAKTKANTEAMRIVDAAKESLQYEKMAALTELKNQIAILSIEIAEKILQAELEKDDKQKVWIEKLLKDIHFN is encoded by the coding sequence ATGGAACTCGTAACTCCGCACCTGGGTCTGATTTTTTGGATGACGCTTACGTTCTTATTACTCCTTATAATTCTGCGGAAATTTGCCTGGAAGCCTGTAATGACATCGCTGAAGGAAAGAGAAGACCGCATAGAAAACGCGCTCCACGAAGCCGAAAAAGCACGCGAAGAAATGAAGCAGCTTAAATTCAGCAACGAACAATTGCTTAAAGATGCTAAAGAAGAACGCGATGCATTGCTGCGCGAAGCACGCAAAATACGCGAAGCCATTGTTGAAGAAGCCAAGACCAAAGCCAACACCGAGGCAATGCGCATTGTTGATGCCGCCAAAGAAAGCCTGCAGTACGAGAAAATGGCTGCCCTTACCGAATTGAAAAATCAGATAGCCATTCTTTCAATAGAAATTGCCGAGAAAATATTACAGGCAGAGCTGGAAAAAGACGACAAGCAGAAAGTCTGGATTGAAAAACTGCTTAAAGACATTCACTTTAATTAA
- a CDS encoding polymer-forming cytoskeletal protein: MAKSNEMESPAINIIGNGTIIKGDIKSNGDMRIDGTLIGSVNAKGKVVIGPTGNVEGEIICLNGDFSGNVKAQVSVTELLQLKATSRLTGDIVTGKLAIEPGAKFSGSCNMHETIVKPENILLRQNEEKPKATT, encoded by the coding sequence ATGGCAAAAAGTAACGAAATGGAATCTCCTGCCATAAACATCATTGGCAACGGAACAATCATCAAGGGCGATATCAAGTCGAATGGCGATATGCGGATTGACGGCACCCTGATAGGATCGGTAAACGCCAAAGGCAAAGTGGTGATTGGTCCCACGGGCAATGTTGAAGGAGAGATTATTTGCCTGAACGGCGATTTTTCGGGAAATGTAAAAGCACAAGTGAGCGTAACGGAATTGCTGCAGTTAAAAGCAACGTCCAGACTCACCGGCGATATCGTTACCGGAAAACTGGCAATTGAACCCGGCGCAAAGTTTTCGGGGTCATGCAACATGCATGAAACCATTGTTAAACCCGAAAATATTCTGCTTCGGCAAAATGAAGAAAAACCCAAAGCAACCACTTAA
- the atpG gene encoding ATP synthase F1 subunit gamma: MPGLKEVRIRIASVSSTKQITSAMKMVSASKLRKAQTAIVKLRPYANKLRELLQNLGSSIESADEGAYFKARKVQNVLVITVSSNRGLCGAFNANVIKAAVHHIEENYATQFANGNVSLLCIGKKTSEFFSKRNYIIAGSHHELFDALTYDNTTVVAERLMKEFVTGKWDRIDIVYNQFKNAAMQNLTVEQFLPVPPITAGSSMQADYTFEPGRAEIVGDLVPKSLKVQFYKAVLDSYASEHGARMTTMHKATDNAEELLKNLRITYNKARQATITNEIIEIVGGANALKG, translated from the coding sequence ATGCCGGGATTAAAGGAAGTAAGAATACGGATAGCGTCTGTGAGTTCCACCAAGCAGATTACCAGTGCCATGAAAATGGTATCTGCATCTAAGCTGCGTAAGGCACAGACAGCCATTGTGAAACTAAGGCCGTACGCGAACAAACTCAGGGAATTATTGCAGAACCTTGGTTCCAGCATTGAGAGCGCCGACGAAGGCGCATACTTCAAAGCACGCAAAGTTCAGAACGTACTTGTGATTACTGTTTCATCAAACCGCGGTCTTTGTGGGGCATTCAATGCCAATGTAATCAAAGCTGCCGTTCATCATATAGAAGAAAACTACGCCACCCAATTCGCCAATGGCAACGTATCCCTGTTATGCATCGGTAAAAAAACAAGCGAATTTTTTTCAAAAAGAAATTATATAATTGCCGGTTCGCATCATGAATTGTTTGATGCACTAACCTACGATAACACTACCGTTGTTGCTGAAAGACTGATGAAAGAGTTCGTCACAGGCAAATGGGACCGAATCGATATTGTTTACAATCAGTTCAAAAATGCGGCCATGCAAAACCTTACGGTGGAACAGTTCCTGCCTGTACCTCCTATTACAGCCGGCAGCAGTATGCAGGCCGATTATACCTTTGAGCCCGGACGTGCTGAAATTGTTGGCGACCTTGTACCAAAATCCCTGAAAGTACAGTTTTACAAAGCTGTTCTGGATTCATATGCATCAGAACACGGCGCGCGCATGACAACCATGCACAAGGCCACCGACAACGCAGAAGAGCTGCTCAAAAATCTCAGAATTACCTACAATAAAGCCCGTCAGGCAACTATTACAAATGAAATCATAGAAATCGTTGGCGGAGCAAATGCTCTGAAAGGCTGA